A portion of the uncultured Bacteroides sp. genome contains these proteins:
- a CDS encoding Crp/Fnr family transcriptional regulator, whose protein sequence is MVKINLSDIVVSEYIADMWAPLNAEQREFLANNFTLQNYKKNETIYCEGEVPTHLMCLLNGKVKIYKDGVGGRSQIIRMVKPVEYFGYRAYFAKEDYLTAAAAFEPSTICLIPMSAITTLIEQNNNLGLFFIQQLARDLGIADERTVNLTQKHIRGRLAESLLFLKESYGLEEDGSTLSIYLSREDLANLSNMTTSNAIRTLSQFATERLITIDGRKIKIIDEERIKKISKIG, encoded by the coding sequence ATGGTAAAGATTAATTTGTCAGACATAGTTGTTTCAGAATATATTGCCGATATGTGGGCTCCTTTAAATGCTGAGCAGAGAGAGTTCTTGGCCAATAATTTCACTCTACAAAATTATAAAAAAAACGAGACCATTTATTGTGAAGGCGAAGTTCCAACTCATTTGATGTGCCTTCTAAATGGGAAGGTTAAAATCTATAAAGACGGAGTCGGTGGACGAAGCCAAATTATCCGCATGGTAAAACCTGTGGAATATTTTGGATACCGCGCTTACTTTGCCAAAGAAGATTACCTTACCGCTGCTGCTGCGTTTGAGCCCTCTACCATCTGCCTGATACCAATGAGTGCAATCACAACACTCATTGAGCAAAATAATAACTTAGGTTTATTTTTCATCCAACAATTAGCCAGAGATTTAGGCATTGCTGATGAAAGAACAGTGAACCTTACCCAGAAGCATATTCGGGGAAGACTAGCCGAATCTCTTTTATTCTTGAAAGAAAGTTATGGACTCGAAGAAGATGGATCTACACTAAGCATCTATCTCTCGCGCGAAGATTTGGCCAATTTATCAAACATGACAACCTCGAATGCCATCCGTACGCTATCACAATTTGCCACCGAGCGTTTGATAACCATTGACGGAAGAAAGATAAAGATTATAGATGAAGAAAGAATAAAAAAAATTAGTAAGATAGGATAA
- a CDS encoding glycoside hydrolase family 20 protein yields the protein MKKGIYFLLLFCLFITPEYSQAKEVVNEYNLVPLPNKLTPQKGRFKLTDKVVIIIPGLPEVKAITDSLIARIKMTSGISLKYAEKKNAKIPSIEFTLQSGFANEGYKLNVSPKGINIAASKANGLFYALQSIYQLMPPAVYGNKCITQENWSIPAVEIEDAPRFSYRGLMLDVARHYSPVEYIYKFIDMLAIHKMNTFHWHLTEDQGWRIEIKKYPKLTEIGSKRDETLVGYYFENYPQIFDGKEHEGYYTQQQIKDIVAYAASKFITVIPEIEMPGHALAAIASYPELSCTPDSTYKVTGTWGVFEQVYCPKEETFKFLEGVLDEVMELFPSPYIHIGGDECPKTAWIKSEHCQALIKELGLKDDSIANLVDGRKHSKEEKLQSYFITRMEKYINSKGRNIIGWDEILEGGLAPNATVMSWRGVEGGMNAAKAGHDAIMTPGAYVYLDSYQEDPEFAPTTIGGYTTLKKTYSYNPVPEDADELVKKHVIGLQGNIWTEYMQTNERRDYQAFPRAVAIAETAWTLNQNKSWNSFRQRMAGDFQRMNVMNVKACQNFFEVNINTHVDSDNLLKVTLETYAPDAEIRYTINGKEPTINSSRYTGPFVLNGNINLRAAAFKGEKRIGKVCSKALYGNLISGKKYVVSPQAGWMTGDIFGENDVLGADHTTLGLTNGKRGNNASYTPWTSFNMNAACNNELVFSVDLGQMQTISKVIFGSLFNPAYKVLPASKAIVEISNDGITYRKAGQESFRRQLPKNGRKAYTDSVIFAPTEARYIKLTIKNGGVLQNGIDCRKDSPEETVPANLYIDEVEVY from the coding sequence ATGAAAAAAGGAATCTATTTCCTTCTTTTGTTCTGCCTGTTCATCACCCCCGAATACAGCCAGGCAAAAGAAGTCGTGAATGAGTATAATCTCGTTCCATTACCCAACAAACTCACTCCACAAAAAGGCCGTTTCAAGTTAACGGATAAAGTAGTCATCATCATCCCCGGTCTGCCGGAGGTGAAAGCGATTACAGATAGCCTGATAGCTCGTATAAAAATGACGAGCGGAATCTCATTAAAGTATGCTGAGAAAAAAAACGCGAAGATACCAAGTATTGAGTTCACCCTGCAATCCGGATTTGCCAACGAAGGATACAAATTAAACGTATCTCCTAAAGGTATAAACATTGCAGCATCAAAAGCGAACGGTCTCTTTTATGCCTTACAGAGCATTTATCAACTGATGCCTCCGGCTGTATATGGTAACAAGTGCATCACACAAGAAAATTGGTCAATCCCTGCGGTAGAAATAGAAGACGCACCTCGTTTTTCTTATCGGGGACTGATGTTGGATGTTGCCCGTCACTATTCACCGGTAGAATACATCTACAAGTTTATTGATATGCTGGCTATCCATAAGATGAATACCTTCCATTGGCATCTAACGGAAGATCAAGGATGGAGAATCGAAATAAAGAAGTACCCTAAACTGACCGAAATTGGTTCTAAACGTGATGAAACTCTAGTAGGATACTATTTCGAGAATTACCCTCAAATATTTGATGGCAAGGAACATGAGGGATATTACACGCAACAACAGATTAAAGATATCGTAGCTTATGCGGCAAGTAAGTTCATCACTGTGATTCCGGAAATAGAAATGCCGGGACATGCATTAGCTGCCATAGCATCTTATCCGGAACTATCATGCACACCGGATAGCACGTATAAAGTAACAGGAACGTGGGGCGTTTTCGAACAAGTGTATTGCCCCAAAGAGGAGACTTTCAAATTCTTGGAAGGAGTCTTGGATGAAGTAATGGAGCTCTTCCCTAGCCCATACATACACATCGGAGGAGACGAATGCCCCAAAACGGCTTGGATAAAGAGTGAACATTGCCAAGCGCTGATAAAGGAATTGGGACTCAAAGATGACTCGATCGCCAACCTCGTAGATGGAAGAAAACATTCAAAGGAAGAAAAGCTTCAGAGTTACTTCATCACCCGAATGGAGAAATACATCAATAGCAAAGGACGGAATATTATCGGTTGGGACGAAATATTGGAAGGTGGACTGGCCCCCAATGCAACCGTGATGTCGTGGCGTGGAGTGGAAGGCGGAATGAATGCTGCAAAAGCCGGACATGACGCCATCATGACACCCGGTGCTTATGTGTATCTGGATAGTTATCAGGAAGATCCTGAATTTGCTCCAACCACAATTGGAGGCTATACGACATTAAAGAAAACATATAGCTACAACCCGGTGCCGGAAGATGCTGATGAGTTGGTAAAGAAACACGTGATTGGTTTACAAGGAAATATATGGACTGAGTACATGCAAACGAATGAGCGTAGAGATTATCAAGCATTTCCACGGGCTGTTGCCATAGCGGAAACAGCTTGGACATTGAATCAAAATAAGAGTTGGAATAGTTTCCGGCAACGTATGGCGGGTGATTTTCAACGAATGAATGTGATGAACGTGAAAGCCTGCCAAAACTTCTTTGAGGTCAATATTAACACGCATGTAGATAGCGACAACCTTTTAAAAGTAACACTGGAAACTTATGCACCCGATGCAGAAATACGCTATACGATAAACGGAAAAGAACCGACCATCAATTCATCCAGATACACCGGTCCATTTGTTCTGAATGGCAACATCAACCTGAGAGCAGCTGCATTCAAAGGCGAGAAAAGGATTGGAAAAGTTTGTTCAAAAGCCTTATACGGTAACTTAATCAGCGGGAAGAAATACGTTGTTAGCCCACAAGCGGGATGGATGACCGGAGATATATTTGGGGAAAACGATGTGTTAGGTGCAGACCACACAACATTAGGACTCACCAATGGCAAACGGGGAAATAATGCTTCTTATACGCCTTGGACGAGTTTCAACATGAATGCTGCATGCAATAATGAGCTTGTTTTTTCTGTCGACTTAGGGCAGATGCAAACAATCAGTAAGGTTATTTTTGGATCGCTGTTCAATCCGGCATACAAGGTGCTGCCGGCAAGCAAAGCAATAGTAGAAATATCAAATGATGGAATTACTTATAGAAAAGCAGGCCAGGAAAGTTTCCGCCGACAGTTGCCTAAGAATGGCAGAAAGGCTTATACCGATTCCGTCATCTTTGCGCCCACGGAAGCTCGCTACATCAAGCTTACGATCAAAAACGGAGGAGTGTTACAAAACGGAATAGATTGCAGAAAAGATTCTCCTGAAGAAACAGTTCCGGCAAATTTATACATTGACGAAGTAGAGGTTTACTAG
- a CDS encoding LolA-like putative outer membrane lipoprotein chaperone yields MKKCIFTLLLFLLSAMPTFAQQTKAKEILDKTAANFRQAEGIKAEFEIQSFSKGHLAGQTSGVIQMKSEKFLLKTTESTIWFDGKTQWSYLSGSEEVNVSNPTAEELQGMNPYTLLYLYKKGFSFKLGGTKTFRGKQIYEVVLTATARNKNLTSVVLYVTKDSYQPLYIAAEQRDRSRSEITVTGYHAGQRFADSLFVFNKKQYPNTEIIDLR; encoded by the coding sequence ATGAAAAAATGTATTTTTACCCTATTGCTATTTTTACTCTCTGCCATGCCGACTTTTGCTCAACAAACGAAGGCAAAAGAGATACTTGATAAGACTGCTGCTAACTTTCGGCAAGCCGAAGGAATAAAAGCGGAGTTTGAGATTCAATCTTTTAGTAAAGGGCATTTAGCGGGACAAACGAGCGGAGTCATTCAGATGAAATCGGAAAAATTTCTTTTGAAGACTACAGAGTCAACGATTTGGTTTGATGGTAAAACACAATGGAGTTATCTTTCAGGAAGTGAAGAGGTCAATGTGAGTAATCCTACGGCGGAAGAACTTCAAGGGATGAATCCTTATACCTTATTATATTTATATAAAAAAGGTTTCTCTTTCAAACTGGGTGGAACGAAGACTTTTCGGGGAAAGCAGATTTATGAAGTTGTGCTAACTGCTACTGCCAGAAACAAGAATCTGACAAGTGTTGTGCTGTATGTTACTAAGGACTCTTATCAACCCCTGTATATCGCAGCGGAACAACGAGATAGATCTCGGAGCGAGATTACAGTAACCGGTTATCATGCCGGCCAAAGGTTTGCTGATTCTCTTTTTGTTTTCAATAAGAAGCAGTATCCTAATACGGAAATTATTGATTTAAGATAA
- the trxB gene encoding thioredoxin-disulfide reductase, giving the protein MKTEKVRCLIIGSGPAGYTAAIYAGRANLSPVLYEGLQPGGQLTTTTEVENFPGYPEGITGPELMEDLRKQAERFGTEVRTGLATAADLSASPYKITIDEDKVIEAQTVIISTGATAKYLGLDDEQKYAGMGVSACATCDGFFYRKKVVAVVGGGDTACEEAIYLAGLASKVYLIVRKSFLRASKIMQDRVMKHEKIEVLFEHNTLGLFGDKGVEGAHLVKRMGETDEKRYDIAIDGFFLAIGHKPNSEIFQPYVDTDEVGYILTEGNSPRTKVPGVFAAGDVADSHYRQAVTAAGTGCRAAMEAERYLSEKGL; this is encoded by the coding sequence ATGAAAACAGAAAAAGTAAGATGCCTGATCATTGGTTCAGGCCCTGCAGGCTATACTGCTGCAATTTATGCGGGACGGGCCAATTTATCTCCTGTACTCTATGAAGGATTACAACCTGGCGGACAGTTAACGACTACCACTGAAGTTGAAAATTTCCCCGGGTATCCGGAAGGAATTACCGGTCCGGAATTAATGGAAGATCTTCGCAAACAGGCTGAACGCTTTGGTACAGAAGTGCGTACTGGACTGGCTACAGCTGCAGATTTGAGTGCTTCACCTTATAAGATCACGATTGATGAAGATAAAGTGATTGAAGCTCAAACAGTTATCATTTCGACTGGTGCTACTGCCAAATACTTAGGACTGGATGATGAACAGAAATACGCCGGAATGGGAGTGAGTGCTTGTGCTACTTGCGATGGCTTCTTCTACCGTAAGAAGGTTGTTGCCGTTGTTGGTGGTGGTGACACAGCTTGTGAAGAAGCGATCTATCTTGCCGGATTGGCCTCGAAAGTTTACCTGATTGTTCGTAAATCTTTCTTGCGCGCTTCTAAAATCATGCAAGACCGTGTGATGAAGCATGAAAAAATAGAAGTTCTTTTTGAGCATAACACGCTTGGTCTTTTCGGAGACAAGGGTGTAGAAGGAGCACATCTGGTTAAGCGCATGGGCGAAACGGATGAAAAGCGTTACGATATAGCAATTGATGGTTTCTTCTTGGCTATTGGTCATAAACCAAATTCGGAGATCTTCCAACCTTATGTGGATACGGATGAGGTGGGATACATTCTTACGGAAGGAAACTCACCCAGAACGAAAGTTCCGGGAGTCTTTGCCGCAGGTGATGTGGCCGATTCTCACTATCGTCAGGCAGTAACTGCTGCCGGTACCGGCTGTAGGGCAGCAATGGAAGCAGAACGTTATCTTTCTGAGAAAGGTCTATAA